Proteins encoded within one genomic window of Spodoptera frugiperda isolate SF20-4 chromosome 7, AGI-APGP_CSIRO_Sfru_2.0, whole genome shotgun sequence:
- the LOC118266509 gene encoding uncharacterized protein LOC118266509, which translates to MEKPSPSLYVGCMNVLNTAAHVLMGGAAFFGLVIGDAYPSKLTAHSFLIVIGLTILCSQAILSVNPYKGFNENFKFPKKSKMYWIIQIIACTVVFIGATLGIAAVGDMTVSLGPINVGAKHFYSSHGVIGLIVMIFVSVKLVGALANLFLADRLSTLMKTIHVIVSTITISMAYITISIKYGDVNDKYWSSPSWAIAFSVFTMIALLLMTVARVLMTGSIKF; encoded by the exons ATGGAAAAGCCTTCGCCTTCATTGTACGTAGGATGCATGAATGTGTTGAATACCGCCGCCCATGTGTTGATGGGTGGAGCCGCCTTCTTTGGATTGGTGATTGGAGATGCATATCCCTCAAAATTGACAGCCCATTCCTTTCTCATAGTTATTGGG CTAACAATTCTATGCAGTCAAGCGATATTGTCAGTGAATCCTTACAAGGGGTTCAATGAGAATTTCAAGTTCCCGAAGAAGTCAAAAATGTATTGGATAATCCAAATAATTGCTTGTACCGTGGTATTCATCGGGGCTACTCTGGGGATAGCTGCCGTTGGCGATATGACTGTTTCTCTGGGTCCAATAAACGTCGGCGCAAAACACTTTTACTCTTCTCATGGAGTCATAG gtTTGATAGTCATGATATTTGTGTCCGTGAAATTAGTAGGTGCTCTTGCGAACTTATTTTTGGCGGATAGATTGAGCACTTTGATGAAGACTATTCATGTAATCGTATCGACTATCACAATATCAATGGCTTACATAACAATCAGTATTAAGTATGGAGATGTTAATGATAAATATTGGAGTTCACCGTCTTGGGCTATTGCATTTTCTGTCTTCACCATGATTGCATTGTTACTGATGACCGTTGCCCGAGTGCTCATGACTGGTAGTATTAAGTTCTAA